A single Dunckerocampus dactyliophorus isolate RoL2022-P2 chromosome 2, RoL_Ddac_1.1, whole genome shotgun sequence DNA region contains:
- the mcm6 gene encoding DNA replication licensing factor MCM6, with the protein MDVATATAENAGETVKDELADKCQKLFQAFLEEFQTADGEVKYVREAEELIRPERNTLLVSFTDLEGFNQELATTIQEEYYRVYPFLCRAVRNFARDHGNVPLTKEFYVALEDLPARHKIRELSSMRIGTLVRISGQVVRTHPVHPELVSGTFLCMDCQAVIKDVPQQFKYSPPTICRNPVCNNRSRFHLDTHKSKFIDFQKVRIQETQAELPRGSIPRSLEIVLRAEAVETAQAGDRCDFTGTLVVVPDVSQLSTPGLRAETSTRVGGPQGFESEGLRGLKALGVRELSYRLAFLACNVAPTNPRFGGKELREEEQTAESIKSQMTEREWEKVFEMSQDKNLYHNLCTSLFPTIHGNDEVKRGILLMLFGGVPKTTMEGTSLRGDINVCIVGDPSTAKSQFLKHVEEFSPRAVYTSGKASSAAGLTAAVVRDEESHEFVIEAGALMLADNGVCCIDEFDKMDLKDQVAIHEAMEQQTISITKAGVKATLNARTSILAAANPVSGRYDRSKSLKQNVNLTAPIMSRFDLFFILVDDCNEVTDYAIARRIVDLHSRVEESVDRLYSLDEIRRYLLFARQFKPKISSESEEFIVEQYKRLRQRDGSGGVTKSAWRITVRQLESMIRLSEGMARMHCCDEVQPKHVKEAFRLLNKSIIRVETPDINLEQEDEQEDEEMPEEGNIPNGVNGDDGGLNGHVGGINGHVNGVNGHSDAGSQPKPSLRLSFAEYQRISNLLVLHLRRSEEAEEEEELKKSVVVNWYLKEIESEIDSEEELINKKGLIEKVIHRLVHYDHILIELSQSGLKGSEPASTEEVVLVVNPNYILED; encoded by the exons ATGGACGTTGCTACTGCGACTGCAGAGAATGCCGGGGAGACAGTGAAAGACGAGTTGGCTGACAAATGTCAGAAGTTATTCCAGGCTTTCTTGGAAGA GTTCCAGACCGCAGATGGAGAAGTGAAGTATGTCCGGGAGGCCGAGGAGTTGATCCGGCCTGAGAGGAACACATTGCTGGTTAGCTTCACTGATCTGGAAGGCTTCAACCAGGAGCTGGCAACCACCATCCAGGAGGAGTATTATAG aGTGTATCCCTTCCTCTGTCGGGCTGTTCGCAACTTTGCAAGGGATCACGGGAACGTTCCGCTCACTAAAGAATTCTACGTGGCCCTGGAAGATCTGCCCGCCAGACACAA GATCCGCGAGTTGTCGTCCATGCGCATCGGCACCCTGGTGAGGATCAGCGGTCAGGTGGTGAGGACGCACCCGGTCCACCCCGAACTG GTGAGCGGCACCTTCCTGTGCATGGACTGTCAGGCGGTGATAAAAGACGTCCCTCAGCAGTTCAAGTACTCCCCGCCGACCATCTGCCGCAACCCCGTGTGCAACAACCGCTCACGCTTCCACCTCGACACGCACAAGTCTAAGTTCATTGACTTCCAGAAG gtgcGCATCCAGGAGACGCAGGCGGAGCTACCTCGTGGTTCCATCCCACGCTCCCTGGAGATCGTTCTGAGAGCCGAGGCGGTGGAGACGGCTCAAGCCGGCGACCGATGTGACTTCACCGGGACGCTTGTTGTGGTGCCGGATGTCTCTCAGCTCAGCACTCCTG GTCTGCGAGCAGAGACCAGTACCAGGGTGGGTGGACCTCAGGGCTTCGAGTCTGAAGGTCTGAGGGGATTGAAAGCTCTGGGGGTCCGAGAGTTGTCATACAGACTGGCTTTTCTGGCCTGTAACGTCGCTCCCACAAACCCGCGg TTTGGCGGCAAGGAGCTGCGAGAGGAGGAGCAGACGGCCGAGAGCATCAAGAGCCAGATGACGGAGCGCGAGTGGGAGAAGGTGTTTGAGATGAGCCAAGACAAGAACCTGTACCACAACCTGTGCACCAGCCTCTTCCCCACCATCCACG GCAACGACGAGGTGAAGCGCGGCATCCTTCTGATGCTGTTCGGAGGCGTTCCCAAGACCACCATGGAGGGAACCTCGCTGAGAGGAGACATCAACGTCTGCATCGTGGGAGACCCCAGCACCGCCAAGAGTCAGTTCCTCAA GCATGTGGAGGAGTTCAGCCCCAGGGCGGTTTACACCAGCGGCAAAGCGAGCAGTGCTGCTGGTCTGACGGCCGCTGTGGTCCGAGATGAAGAATCCCACGAGTTTGTAATTGAGGCTGGCGCTTTGATGCTGGCTGATAAT GGTGTGTGCTGCATCGATGAGTTTGACAAGATGGACCTGAAAGACCAGGTGGCCATCCACGAGGCCATGGAACAGCAGACTATCAGCATCACCAAGGCCGGAGTTAAG GCCACCCTGAACGCCCGCACATCCATCCTTGCCGCCGCCAACCCCGTCAGCGGGCGCTACGACCGCAGCAAGAGTCTGAAGCAGAACGTCAACCTGACCGCGCCCATCATGAGCCGCTTCGACCTCTTCTTCATCCTGGTGGACGACTGCAACGAG GTGACGGACTACGCCATCGCCAGACGCATCGTCGACCTGCACTCGCGTGTGGAGGAATCGGTGGACCGGCTGTACTCTTTGGATGAAATCCGGAGGTACCTGCTGTTTGCCAGGCAGTTCAAACCAAAG ATTTCCAGCGAATCCGAGGAGTTCATCGTCGAGCAGTACAAGCGTCTCCGCCAGCGTGACGGCTCCGGGGGGGTGACAAAGTCAGCCTGGAGGATAACGGTGAGGCAGCTGGAGAGCATGATCCGCCTGTCGGAGGGCATGGCCAGGATGCACTGCTGTGACGAG GTTCAGCCCAAGCATGTCAAAGAAGCTTTCCGTCTTCTGAACAAGTCCATCATCAGAGTGGAGACACCCGACATCAACTTGGAACAAGAGGATGAACAAGAAGACGAGGAGATGCCAGAGGAAG GAAACATCCCTAACGGCGTGAATGGTGACGACGGCGGACTAAACGGACACGTCGGTGGTATCAACGGTCACGTCAACGGTGTGAACGGCCACTCCGACGCCGGCAGTCAGCCCAAACCGTCCCTGCGCCTGTCTTTCGCCGAGTACCAGCGCATCTCCAACTTGCTGGTCCTGCATCTGCGCAGATCAGAAGAAG ctgaggaggaggaggagctgaagAAAAGCGTGGTGGTGAATTGGTACCTGAAGGAGATCGAGTCCGAGATCGACTCGGAGGAGGAGCTCATCAATAAGAAGGGACTGATCGAGAAGGTCATCCACAGGCTGGTGCACTAC GATCACATCCTCATCGAGCTGTCTCAGTCGGGCCTAAAGGGCTCCGAGCCTGCGAGTACAGAGGAGGTGGTTCTGGTCGTCAATCCCAACTACATCCTAGAAGACTGA
- the si:ch73-71c20.5 gene encoding DUF4748 domain-containing protein, whose amino-acid sequence MAAHLSVVGMACKGAILARVRWLGNMRYFSPALCRCSRVQTASLCSSGTEQKQGNQRESNRAEEDPEGPEYIPLTKAKNPMMKIGYAWMVGLPGGIILFLLAKRQVDKNRLKQLKSRQKMQKSNEGNYEGSRYRRAAENVKLDQ is encoded by the exons atggcggcgcaCTTGTCAGTGGTGGGGATGGCTTGTAAAG GTGCAATCCTTGCTCGTGTTCGATGGCTGGGGAATATGAGGTACTTTTCACCGGCGTTGTGCAGATGTTCGAGAGTGCAGACGGCGTCCCTATGCAGTTCCGGGACGGAACAGAAACAGGGAAACCAAAGGGAAAGCAATAGAGCTGAGGAGGACCCTGAAGGTCCTGAGTACATCCCCCTTACAAAGGCTAAGAATCCCATGATGAAGATTGGCTATGCATG GATGGTAGGCCTCCCCGGTGGCATCATCCTCTTCTTGCTGGCCAAAAGGCAAGTGGACAAGAACCGTTTAAAGCAGCTGAAAAGTCGACAGAAGATGCAAAAATCAAATGAGGGCAACTACGaagggagccgctaccggcgtGCTGCGGAGAACGTCAAACTTGACCAGTAA
- the tmbim1a gene encoding transmembrane BAX inhibitor motif containing 1a codes for MSRSDYPPGYDDCHGPLYTPQGGNYPAPPAYGFPAYGGPQPGQPAPPYPTGPNTSLYPGQPGSYPPGPYPGQPNPAGPPGAGYPSQPPMPPIIPPTIPSDVMSSDDEFAARGSDWDSLSIRHAFIRKVYLILASQLLVTTAIVAVFTFVQPVRYFVQRNQAVYWASYAVYFITHLVLVCCKGPRRKFPWNLILLLVFTLALSYMTGSISSYYDTKAVFLALAITAVVCIAVTVFCFQTKVDFTKCQGFFCVLGIVVFVTGIITVIVLSFKYIYWLHMLYAAIGAIAFTLFLAYHTQLLIGNRKYSISPEEYVFAALSIYVDIVQIFLFLLQIIGSSK; via the exons ATGTCCAGATCAGACTACCCTCCAGGGTACGATGATTGCCATGGCCCACTGTACACACCCCAGGGCGGCAATTACCCTGCCCCACCTGCGTATGGCTTCCCCGCCTATGGTGGACCTCAGCCAGGGCAGCCTGCCCCTCCCTACCCGACAGGTCCAAACACTTCTCTCTACCCCGGCCAACCAGGGAGCTACCCTCCAGGCCCGTACCCAGGACAGCCGAACCCCGCTGGACCTCCAGGAGCAGGCTACCCTAGTCAGCCTCCTATGCCCCCCATCATCCCGCCTACCATCCCGTCGGATGTTATGAGCTCTG ATGATGAGTTTGCTGCCAGAGGAAGCGACTGGGACAGTCTGAGCATTCGGCATGCTTTCATCAGAAAG GTCTATTTGATTTTGGCATCCCAGCTCCTGGTCACCACTGCCATCGTGGCCGTGTTCACCTTTGT CCAACCTGTTAGATATTTTGTGCAGAGGAACCAAGCGGTCTACTGGGCGTCATA TGCGGTGTACTTCATTACCCACCTTGTGCTGGTGTGCTGCAAGGGCCCACG GAGGAAGTTTCCATGGAACTTAATATTGCTGCTTGTCTTT ACCCTGGCACTGTCTTACATGACTGGCTCCATATCcag TTACTATGATACAAAGGCAGTGTTTCTTGCTTTGGCCATCACTGCTGTCGTTTGCATCGCTGTCACAGTCTTCTGCTTCCAAACCAAG GTGGACTTCACCAAGTGCCAGGGCTTCTTTTGTGTCCTCGGGATTGTCGTCTTTGTGACGGGCATCATTACAGTCATCGTGCTGTCTTTCAAATAC ATCTACTGGCTTCACATGCTTTACGCTGCTATAGGAGCCATAGCTTTCACTCTG TTCTTGGCGTACCACACACAGCTCCTGATCGGAAACAGGAAGTATTCCATCAGTCCCGAGGAATATGTGTTCGCCGCGCTCTCCATCTACGTCGACATCGTCCAGATCTTCCTTTTCCTGCTGCAGATTATTGGTTCCAGCAAATAA